The Candidatus Vesicomyosocius sp. SY067_SCS001 genome includes a window with the following:
- the secF gene encoding protein translocase subunit SecF, giving the protein MSFKVLNIPTINFMGKRTYAIIFSVLLISASIFSLTTNGLKLGIDFKGGTLIEVGYQQSVDLAEIRAVLVNANFKRANVQYFGSTNEILIRLESQSISNAKLSSKIIYLLGGDVDIRRVEFVGPKVGEELTNDSGLAMLYALIGILIYVSFRFEYRFSLGSITALIHDVIIILGVFSLFQIEFDLTVLAAILAVIGYSLNDTIVVFDRIRENFLLTHHIESSRIINDALNQTLSRTITTSLTTLLVLLALFFLGGEIIHSFSLALLIGVVVGTYSSIYVASLMILELGITKENLFSSEKSKSRP; this is encoded by the coding sequence ATGAGTTTTAAAGTATTAAATATTCCAACGATTAACTTCATGGGTAAGCGTACTTATGCCATTATATTTTCAGTGTTATTAATTTCAGCTAGTATTTTTTCATTAACTACAAATGGACTTAAATTAGGCATTGATTTTAAAGGAGGTACTTTAATTGAAGTAGGATATCAACAAAGTGTTGATTTAGCTGAGATTAGAGCTGTTTTGGTGAATGCAAATTTTAAAAGGGCTAATGTTCAATATTTTGGTTCAACTAATGAAATTTTAATTCGTTTAGAATCTCAATCAATTTCTAATGCTAAGTTAAGTTCAAAAATTATTTACTTATTGGGCGGTGATGTTGATATTCGTCGGGTTGAATTTGTGGGTCCTAAAGTGGGTGAAGAGCTTACGAATGATAGTGGTCTAGCAATGTTATATGCCCTGATTGGTATTTTGATTTATGTTTCATTTCGTTTCGAATATCGTTTTTCATTGGGTTCAATTACAGCTCTTATTCATGATGTTATCATTATTTTGGGTGTTTTTTCATTATTCCAAATCGAGTTTGATTTGACGGTACTGGCTGCTATATTAGCAGTTATTGGTTACTCCTTGAATGATACTATTGTGGTGTTTGATCGGATTCGTGAGAATTTCTTGTTAACACATCATATTGAATCCTCTAGGATTATTAATGATGCACTTAACCAAACACTATCTAGAACAATAACAACCTCTTTGACTACCTTATTGGTGTTATTGGCACTGTTCTTTTTAGGTGGTGAGATTATTCATAGTTTTTCTTTAGCATTACTAATTGGTGTAGTAGTGGGCACTTATTCTTCTATTTATGTTGCAAGTTTGATGATTCTTGAGTTAGGTATTACAAAGGAAAATTTATTTTCATCTGAGAAATCAAAGTCTAGACCTTAA
- the secD gene encoding protein translocase subunit SecD, with amino-acid sequence MNHYSWYKNALIVFVLLFSILYALPNIFGSDLALQVSSAGNNLIVDQDLVKIKNVLKIQQIEFKSIELINQRILVRFKDNTQQLLAKDVINQALSRRYVVALNLAPSVPVWLASIGGKAMSLGLDLRGGVHFLLEVDMEAVISASMDIAYNELRVLLRKDRLYNSIKQEGNSIVIHFKRSELKDEASKLIKSELSDLIMLNNTDDLLLNIRISESVQKQAKRSALKQNIITLRNRVNELGVAEPIIQQQGLERIVVQLPGVQDTARAKEILGAVATLEFRLVDEKNDPQIAIQSGRLPIGSKLYYFKDGRPLLLKSHVITTGENITGATSGINQENNTPMVNITLDSTGGRAMFNTTKRYLHHRMAVVFIENKVETLVKNGKTIKKRTTTRDIINAATIQGIFSSRFQITGIDNIKEARNLALLLRAGSLSAPIEIIEERTIGPSLGSDNIIKGVISVLVGFILVLLFMAMRYQLFGMVANVALTLNLVMILSILSLLQATLTLPGIAGIVLTVGMAVDANVLIFERIKEEMGMNRNFQKAISIGYDKALLTILDANITTLIVALILFSFGTGPIKGFAITLSIGIITSMFTAIIVSRAIINKIYSGKKLEDISI; translated from the coding sequence ATGAATCATTATTCATGGTATAAAAATGCATTAATTGTATTTGTTTTATTGTTTTCAATATTGTATGCATTACCTAATATATTTGGTTCTGATTTAGCTCTTCAAGTGTCCAGTGCAGGTAATAATTTGATTGTTGATCAGGATTTGGTTAAAATTAAAAATGTATTAAAGATTCAACAAATTGAGTTTAAATCTATTGAATTAATTAATCAAAGGATCTTAGTACGTTTTAAGGATAATACACAACAGCTTTTGGCTAAAGATGTTATTAATCAGGCGCTGAGTCGGCGTTATGTGGTGGCGTTAAATTTGGCACCTTCTGTGCCAGTTTGGTTGGCAAGTATCGGTGGTAAGGCTATGTCACTTGGATTAGACCTGAGAGGCGGTGTTCACTTTTTATTAGAAGTTGATATGGAAGCGGTAATTTCAGCTTCTATGGATATAGCATACAATGAACTTCGTGTTTTATTACGTAAAGATAGATTATATAATAGCATAAAGCAAGAAGGTAATAGTATTGTTATTCATTTTAAGCGATCTGAATTAAAAGACGAGGCATCTAAGTTAATTAAATCAGAATTGAGTGATTTAATTATGCTGAATAATACAGATGATTTATTACTAAATATTAGAATTAGTGAGAGTGTACAAAAACAAGCTAAGAGAAGTGCGCTTAAACAAAATATTATAACGTTGCGTAATCGAGTGAATGAATTAGGCGTAGCAGAGCCAATTATTCAACAGCAAGGTCTGGAACGTATTGTTGTCCAACTACCAGGTGTACAAGATACAGCCAGAGCAAAAGAAATTTTAGGTGCGGTAGCAACTTTAGAATTTAGATTGGTTGATGAAAAAAATGACCCACAAATAGCTATTCAGTCAGGGCGGTTACCGATTGGCTCAAAACTTTATTATTTTAAAGATGGTCGTCCACTTTTGCTAAAAAGTCATGTGATTACAACGGGTGAAAATATTACGGGTGCAACGTCTGGTATTAATCAAGAAAATAACACACCAATGGTTAATATCACACTTGATAGTACTGGTGGTAGGGCAATGTTTAATACCACTAAAAGATACTTGCACCATCGTATGGCAGTTGTTTTTATTGAGAATAAAGTTGAAACACTTGTTAAAAATGGTAAAACCATTAAGAAGCGTACCACTACTAGAGATATTATTAATGCTGCTACAATTCAAGGTATATTTTCGTCACGGTTTCAGATTACAGGTATTGATAATATTAAAGAGGCTCGTAATTTAGCGTTATTATTAAGAGCTGGCTCTCTTTCAGCGCCGATTGAAATTATTGAAGAACGTACTATTGGTCCAAGTCTTGGTTCAGATAATATAATTAAAGGAGTTATATCAGTATTGGTTGGATTTATTTTAGTGTTATTGTTTATGGCTATGCGTTATCAACTATTTGGTATGGTAGCAAATGTGGCTTTGACGCTTAATTTAGTGATGATTTTATCTATTTTGTCTTTATTGCAAGCCACTCTTACACTGCCAGGTATTGCAGGTATTGTGTTAACAGTAGGTATGGCAGTTGATGCTAATGTGTTAATCTTTGAACGTATTAAAGAAGAAATGGGAATGAATAGAAATTTTCAGAAAGCTATTTCAATTGGTTATGATAAGGCGTTATTGACTATTTTAGATGCTAATATTACGACTTTGATTGTGGCATTGATTTTATTTAGTTTTGGTACTGGCCCAATTAAAGGCTTTGCGATTACCTTGTCAATTGGTATTATTACTTCAATGTTTACAGCTATTATTGTCTCACGTGCAATAATTAATAAGATATATAGTGGTAAGAAGTTAGAAGATATTTCAATATGA
- the yajC gene encoding preprotein translocase subunit YajC has translation MNLLDLIIVPAFAEGLVSESSIIDSWSGLPFLLVMFALMYFLLIRPQQKRAKEHKILLVALKKDDEVVTNGGIVGKVVSVDESFAILEIANGVVVKVQKQGINQKMPKGSAKI, from the coding sequence ATGAATTTATTAGATTTAATTATTGTACCAGCATTCGCAGAAGGTTTAGTATCAGAGAGTAGTATTATAGATTCATGGAGTGGGTTACCATTTTTATTGGTTATGTTTGCATTGATGTATTTTTTACTGATTAGACCTCAGCAAAAACGTGCCAAGGAGCATAAAATATTATTAGTAGCCTTAAAAAAAGATGATGAGGTTGTTACTAATGGCGGTATAGTTGGTAAAGTTGTTTCTGTAGATGAATCTTTTGCAATATTAGAAATTGCTAATGGTGTTGTGGTTAAGGTGCAAAAGCAAGGTATTAATCAAAAAATGCCAAAAGGGAGCGCTAAAATTTAA
- the serS gene encoding serine--tRNA ligase, protein MLSKKQLRLDMKAVANALKKRYFYFDVDQFFELESSRKKIQIETQNLQNLRNMQSKEIGKAKSSGEDIESLLKNVSDLSIKLNLSKSNLQLIQSEIDVIVLSMPNIPHHSVPNGKTEEDNIEVSKWGKLGKYDFDVKDHVDLGAMYGLDFEIAVKISGARFSVMTGKIARLHRALTQFMLDRHSEVNGYTEAYVPYLVNTESLICTGQLPKFEADLFKTYLHGEKGETKTLYLIPTGEVPVTNMMRDMIIKENDLPLKFVTHTPSFRSEAGSYGRYTRGLIRQHQFEKVELVQVVKAQDSYQALEVLTTHAEDILQALELPYRKISLCAGDLGFSASKTYDLEVWLPGQNVFCEISSCSCFEDFQARRLQLRYKNKETNKLELLHTLNGSGLAVGRTLVAVLENYQQADRSIKIPSVLQSYMGGLEVMN, encoded by the coding sequence ATGTTAAGTAAAAAACAACTTAGATTAGACATGAAAGCTGTTGCTAATGCCTTAAAGAAGAGATATTTTTATTTTGATGTTGATCAATTTTTTGAATTAGAAAGTAGTAGAAAAAAAATTCAAATTGAAACTCAAAATTTGCAAAATCTACGCAATATGCAGTCTAAGGAGATTGGAAAAGCTAAATCTTCTGGTGAAGATATTGAGTCTTTATTAAAGAATGTTTCAGATTTAAGCATTAAGTTGAATTTGTCAAAATCAAATTTACAATTGATTCAATCTGAAATTGATGTAATTGTTTTATCGATGCCTAATATTCCTCATCATTCTGTACCTAATGGTAAAACTGAAGAGGATAATATTGAGGTATCAAAATGGGGTAAATTAGGTAAGTATGATTTTGATGTAAAAGACCATGTTGATTTGGGTGCGATGTATGGGCTAGATTTTGAGATAGCAGTTAAGATTTCTGGCGCTAGATTTTCTGTTATGACTGGAAAAATTGCACGTTTGCATCGCGCATTGACACAATTTATGTTAGATCGACATAGTGAAGTTAATGGCTATACTGAGGCTTATGTGCCTTATTTAGTGAATACAGAATCCTTGATTTGCACAGGTCAGTTACCAAAGTTTGAAGCCGATTTATTTAAAACATATTTGCATGGTGAGAAGGGAGAAACAAAGACATTGTATCTAATTCCAACTGGTGAAGTGCCTGTGACTAATATGATGCGTGATATGATTATTAAAGAGAATGATTTACCTCTTAAGTTTGTGACTCATACACCTAGTTTTAGATCAGAGGCAGGTAGTTATGGACGATATACTCGCGGCCTTATTCGTCAACACCAATTTGAGAAAGTTGAGTTAGTGCAGGTAGTTAAAGCACAAGATTCATACCAAGCTTTAGAAGTATTAACTACACATGCTGAAGATATCTTACAAGCATTAGAATTGCCTTATAGAAAAATTAGCTTATGTGCTGGAGACCTTGGTTTCTCTGCTTCTAAAACCTATGATTTAGAAGTGTGGCTACCTGGACAAAATGTTTTTTGTGAAATTTCTTCTTGTTCTTGTTTTGAAGACTTCCAGGCACGACGTTTGCAATTAAGATATAAGAATAAAGAAACTAATAAATTAGAATTATTACACACATTAAATGGCTCAGGATTAGCAGTTGGTAGAACGTTAGTAGCAGTATTGGAAAATTATCAGCAAGCTGATAGAAGTATTAAAATCCCCTCTGTTTTACAGAGTTATATGGGTGGGTTGGAAGTTATGAATTAA
- a CDS encoding rhodanese-like domain-containing protein encodes MFNSFSSNDACQLLANGAQLVDVRSSNEFAQGALPNAINLPLQSIMSADSIIDRNKAVILYCVTGVRSSTAKNYLIQMGYKNVNDLGSFKNYNCE; translated from the coding sequence ATGTTTAATTCATTTTCAAGCAACGATGCTTGCCAGCTATTAGCTAATGGCGCTCAATTAGTTGATGTCCGTTCCAGTAATGAATTCGCTCAAGGTGCACTACCAAATGCAATAAACCTACCATTACAGTCTATTATGAGTGCTGATAGCATCATAGACCGTAATAAAGCTGTTATTCTTTATTGTGTTACAGGTGTTCGTTCATCAACTGCTAAAAATTATTTAATACAAATGGGTTATAAAAATGTTAACGATTTAGGCTCATTTAAAAATTACAACTGTGAATAA
- the trxC gene encoding thioredoxin TrxC — MIAICLNCNKLNNIPKNKLKNKPNCGKCKNPIYSGHPIDINGIQLTRAIEKTDELLVVDFWATWCGPCKTFAPTFKQVTTQLEPNARFIKIETEKEQVISTKHNIRSIPTLAIFKDGKEIERISGSINTQDFINWVNQYT; from the coding sequence ATGATTGCAATATGCCTAAATTGTAATAAACTTAACAACATTCCAAAAAACAAATTAAAGAACAAACCTAATTGTGGTAAATGCAAAAATCCAATATATAGCGGTCATCCTATTGATATAAATGGTATACAACTTACTCGTGCAATAGAAAAAACTGATGAATTATTGGTAGTTGATTTTTGGGCAACCTGGTGTGGTCCCTGCAAAACATTTGCTCCTACTTTTAAACAAGTTACAACACAACTTGAACCTAACGCCAGATTTATCAAAATTGAAACTGAAAAAGAACAAGTAATTTCTACTAAACACAATATTCGCTCTATTCCAACATTAGCCATTTTTAAAGATGGTAAAGAAATAGAGCGCATTTCTGGTTCAATAAATACCCAAGATTTTATTAATTGGGTTAATCAATATACATAA
- a CDS encoding rhodanese-like domain-containing protein, whose protein sequence is MDRYQKLVAQALTSVIEVFSWDLEEEIQKNIDLILLDIREQDEFDMMHIKNSIHVPRGILESACVWNYDNTVPKLVQAINQDIVVICRSGNRSVLATLTMQQMGFTKVRSLKMGIKGWNDNDLEMVNSNHVIVDINQADDWLNRVISKD, encoded by the coding sequence ATGGATAGATATCAAAAATTAGTAGCACAAGCATTAACATCAGTGATTGAGGTATTTTCGTGGGACTTAGAAGAAGAGATTCAAAAAAATATAGATTTAATATTATTAGATATTCGTGAGCAAGATGAATTTGATATGATGCATATTAAAAATTCAATTCATGTTCCTAGAGGTATACTTGAGAGTGCGTGTGTTTGGAATTATGATAACACTGTGCCAAAATTAGTACAAGCAATAAACCAAGATATTGTTGTTATTTGTCGCTCAGGTAATCGTAGTGTACTTGCAACTTTGACTATGCAACAAATGGGCTTTACTAAGGTTCGTTCATTAAAAATGGGAATTAAAGGTTGGAATGATAATGATCTTGAAATGGTGAATTCCAATCATGTAATTGTTGATATTAATCAAGCTGATGATTGGCTTAATAGAGTGATTTCAAAGGATTAA
- a CDS encoding response regulator, with the protein MKIYIIDDHALFRNGLIALLESKQISASAAASPKQGLIEIPSLSVDIILLDLRMPQMSGLEVLKILKTKNITIPIVMLTTSTQEYDLRSCLKHGAQGYLLKDMDPDELVDALDEVIKGSIVVAQDMRYILAKALRDELTDNEPSFDSLTSREKEVACQVSSGYSNKVIARELGISDGTVKLHVKSILKKLSLSSRVEVAVMVTQKGYCK; encoded by the coding sequence GTGAAAATCTACATTATTGATGATCACGCCTTGTTTCGTAATGGACTCATTGCTTTATTGGAATCTAAACAAATTAGTGCCAGTGCTGCTGCTTCGCCAAAGCAAGGTTTGATAGAAATTCCTTCTTTATCAGTAGATATTATTCTATTAGATTTACGCATGCCTCAAATGTCTGGACTTGAAGTGTTAAAAATACTCAAAACAAAGAATATTACAATACCAATTGTGATGTTAACTACTAGTACCCAAGAATATGATTTACGTAGTTGTCTTAAACATGGCGCCCAAGGTTATTTATTAAAAGACATGGATCCAGATGAACTAGTCGATGCTCTAGATGAAGTTATCAAAGGTTCAATTGTTGTTGCACAAGATATGAGATATATACTAGCAAAGGCTTTACGGGATGAATTAACCGACAATGAGCCTTCTTTTGACTCCTTAACTAGTCGAGAAAAAGAAGTAGCTTGCCAGGTGTCTAGTGGTTATAGTAATAAAGTCATTGCTAGAGAATTGGGTATTTCTGATGGTACAGTTAAACTACACGTCAAGTCAATTCTTAAAAAATTATCACTAAGCTCACGCGTTGAAGTAGCAGTAATGGTTACACAAAAAGGTTATTGTAAATAA
- a CDS encoding histidine kinase — MNIKTKFYIYFLVTILLSPLLMYEAMLSYTMTSVVDILLVILILLVYLGLYLSIRQDFLSPFSDLQSWVDGYKFSQSVRLSDNQKTTFQPVAKAINHLIDENQCLYDDMESILNKQVQRLSKKSASLETLYSVSSKLNKIHSIDELFAHFLDILIKMTGASSGAARSLSDDSQLHLMATQGVIDKQGQVIDVLSADCFCGEVAMASDTCVQFSVHTCAQCVGKKSQTKASVGTIFIPLRYHGKTLGTFNLFFDTLPSLAFDERVLLSSIAENIAISLDKAWLDIQTKRMELSQERLFLSQEIHDSLAQTIYSLKLQVTALGNILKVGKKSDANDKVLSLQSNITQANQELRELMYNFRIPLDPKGIKASLTTLLNRFMSEEGIATYLQVEGKLQVSPEVEMQIMRITQEALSNIRKHAKARNVRVLLLAEPNCQLLIEDDGVGFEKDQNESEVMGNNIGMNIMKERAIRIGASIKIESGVDGSTRVIVNFQKVS; from the coding sequence ATGAATATTAAAACTAAATTTTATATTTACTTTTTAGTCACGATTTTGCTTTCACCATTGTTAATGTATGAAGCGATGCTTTCTTATACAATGACTAGCGTAGTTGATATATTATTGGTTATTCTAATTTTATTGGTCTACTTGGGCCTATACTTGTCTATTCGTCAAGATTTCTTATCTCCATTTAGCGACTTGCAAAGTTGGGTAGATGGTTATAAGTTTAGTCAAAGTGTACGTTTAAGTGATAATCAAAAAACCACGTTTCAGCCTGTTGCAAAAGCGATTAATCATCTAATTGATGAAAATCAATGTTTATATGATGATATGGAGAGTATTTTAAATAAACAAGTTCAGCGTTTAAGTAAAAAATCTGCCTCTTTAGAAACGTTATATAGTGTGTCATCAAAACTTAATAAAATACATTCAATTGATGAATTATTTGCACACTTTTTAGACATTCTTATTAAGATGACTGGTGCTTCATCAGGTGCTGCACGTAGTTTATCTGATGATAGTCAGCTTCACTTGATGGCAACACAGGGTGTAATTGATAAACAAGGACAAGTAATAGATGTATTAAGTGCAGACTGTTTTTGTGGTGAAGTGGCTATGGCAAGTGATACTTGTGTACAATTTAGCGTACATACCTGTGCACAATGTGTCGGTAAGAAATCTCAAACCAAAGCAAGTGTTGGTACGATATTTATACCACTTAGGTATCATGGAAAAACATTAGGTACCTTTAATTTGTTTTTTGATACATTGCCATCATTGGCTTTTGATGAGCGTGTACTACTTAGTTCTATTGCTGAAAATATTGCTATTTCATTAGATAAAGCTTGGCTAGATATCCAAACTAAACGTATGGAATTGTCACAAGAACGTTTATTTTTATCACAAGAAATACATGACTCATTAGCACAAACTATTTATAGTTTAAAATTACAAGTAACAGCACTTGGAAACATACTTAAAGTAGGTAAAAAATCTGATGCAAACGATAAAGTGCTAAGCCTACAGTCTAATATTACTCAAGCAAACCAAGAGTTACGTGAACTTATGTATAATTTTCGTATACCGTTAGATCCTAAAGGAATTAAGGCTTCTTTAACAACTTTACTTAATCGATTTATGTCAGAAGAAGGTATTGCTACCTATTTACAGGTTGAGGGGAAGTTACAAGTATCTCCAGAAGTAGAAATGCAAATTATGCGTATCACCCAAGAGGCATTGTCTAATATACGTAAACATGCTAAAGCTCGTAATGTACGTGTTTTGCTTTTAGCAGAACCTAATTGTCAATTATTGATTGAAGATGATGGTGTTGGATTTGAAAAAGACCAAAATGAAAGTGAAGTAATGGGAAATAATATTGGTATGAATATTATGAAAGAACGAGCAATAAGAATTGGTGCTAGTATTAAAATCGAATCAGGAGTTGATGGAAGTACACGTGTTATAGTCAATTTCCAGAAGGTATCGTGA
- the mnmE gene encoding tRNA uridine-5-carboxymethylaminomethyl(34) synthesis GTPase MnmE, giving the protein MNSGKTTICALASSVGKGGIGIVRVSGPLCKVIAKKMLGFIPKPRYAYYGLFFDQESTEIDKGIALFFPKPYSFTGEDVLEFQGHGGMIGMRSLLESAISIGAKLAESGEFSKRSFLNGKMDLVQAEAIADMINANSKRASKSAFRSLSGEFSNQINALTKSIIELRVFVEATIDFSDEEIDFLQSDQVKCKIKDIKQTVETILKFTTQGVILREGLNVAIAGKPNAGKSSLLNALTQESSAIVTDIAGTTRDVLKETVHVNGVPLNIIDTAGLRNSHDKIEKEGIKRANFEIEHADVVLMVFDAQDDKPDLSILPKNINDQSLLLIKNKVDLTNGVIKREVINDIVQLSVSAKYSEGIKLLRKELFNISGLEDLSEGIVLARRRHIIALEASLVSIGNATMQLENGAIELMAEDLRFAGQFMGSITGEFSSDDLLDEIFSSFCIGK; this is encoded by the coding sequence ATGAATAGCGGTAAAACAACAATTTGCGCATTAGCCAGTAGTGTTGGTAAAGGGGGTATTGGCATAGTGCGTGTATCAGGACCATTATGTAAAGTTATTGCAAAAAAAATGCTTGGGTTTATTCCCAAACCACGATATGCATATTATGGCTTATTTTTTGATCAAGAAAGTACTGAAATAGATAAAGGAATTGCTTTGTTTTTCCCAAAGCCATACTCATTTACAGGTGAAGATGTATTAGAGTTTCAAGGACATGGTGGTATGATTGGTATGCGCTCTTTACTGGAATCTGCCATATCCATTGGTGCTAAACTAGCTGAGTCAGGTGAATTCTCAAAGCGTTCTTTTTTAAACGGAAAAATGGACTTGGTACAAGCAGAAGCGATTGCAGATATGATTAATGCTAATTCAAAACGAGCCTCTAAGTCAGCATTTAGGTCTTTATCGGGTGAGTTTTCTAATCAAATAAATGCACTTACTAAATCTATTATTGAGCTTAGAGTTTTTGTTGAAGCAACTATAGATTTTTCGGATGAGGAAATTGATTTTTTGCAATCAGATCAAGTTAAATGTAAAATAAAAGACATCAAACAGACAGTTGAAACTATTTTAAAATTTACCACACAAGGTGTTATTTTAAGAGAAGGGTTGAATGTTGCTATTGCTGGGAAGCCCAATGCTGGTAAGTCTTCATTGCTTAATGCACTTACACAAGAATCTAGCGCTATTGTGACTGATATTGCAGGTACAACGCGCGATGTTCTGAAAGAAACTGTTCATGTAAATGGCGTACCACTTAATATTATTGATACAGCAGGTCTACGTAATAGCCATGATAAGATAGAAAAAGAAGGTATCAAGAGAGCGAATTTTGAGATTGAGCATGCTGATGTAGTGCTAATGGTATTTGACGCGCAAGATGATAAGCCAGATTTATCCATACTACCTAAAAATATTAATGATCAATCTTTATTGTTGATTAAAAATAAGGTGGATTTAACGAATGGCGTTATTAAAAGAGAAGTGATTAATGATATTGTGCAATTGTCAGTTTCAGCTAAGTATTCAGAAGGTATAAAATTATTACGAAAAGAGTTATTTAATATTTCAGGATTAGAAGATTTATCAGAAGGAATTGTGCTTGCTAGAAGACGTCATATCATTGCTCTAGAAGCATCATTAGTGTCTATTGGAAATGCTACTATGCAATTAGAAAATGGCGCAATAGAGTTAATGGCTGAAGATTTACGTTTTGCTGGTCAATTTATGGGTAGTATTACTGGTGAATTTTCATCGGATGATTTACTTGATGAAATATTTTCTTCTTTTTGTATTGGGAAATAA
- the gshA gene encoding glutamate--cysteine ligase, with translation MQLKEKIQRLKPFDILLKGNLMGLEKEGLRVSRKGGISQVPHPYALGCALTHPNITTDFSESLVELVTPPLSGAVEMLSFLENTQYYLYHHLPKDQNFWPTSMPCVIRGETTIPIAQYGTSNQGMLKTIYRQGLANRYGSVMQTIAGIHFNYSFSNKFWKQYKRLFAPTEVLRSFIDNGYMGLIRNIVRYGWIIPYLFGASPAVCKSFLKGYHAHSLVEFNDSTLYEPYATSLRMGDIGYQNLAEDEAGVKANYNSLSHYINSLKVGMQTSCFEYEMIGVKRHGKYQQLNTNILQIENEYYASVRPKPFLESNKNSLNTLSSSGIGYVELRSIDINPLLSLGIDKPQIHFLEAFMLFCLLEPSCAISTSEQFGIDTNDQLVAHEGRKPKLMLMYKGKQISRQKWGTDIITKMEYCTALLSESHQVSIRDIACRINNPDLTPSAIALSQMKSRNQGFFDYTNSLSKKYRSEFLFNTINKKHFDYLDHQAKVSCQKQLQIEASDLVDFDTFLTEYFIKYLKN, from the coding sequence TTGCAATTAAAGGAAAAAATTCAACGATTAAAACCATTTGATATACTATTGAAAGGTAATTTAATGGGTTTGGAAAAAGAAGGATTGCGAGTGTCAAGGAAAGGTGGAATTTCTCAAGTACCGCATCCTTATGCTTTAGGCTGTGCCTTAACGCATCCCAATATTACCACAGATTTTTCTGAATCTTTAGTAGAATTGGTAACACCCCCGCTTAGTGGGGCAGTAGAGATGTTATCTTTTTTAGAAAATACGCAGTATTATTTGTATCATCATTTGCCTAAAGATCAAAATTTTTGGCCAACTAGCATGCCTTGCGTTATTCGTGGTGAAACTACCATTCCTATAGCTCAATATGGAACTTCTAACCAAGGAATGTTGAAAACAATTTATCGTCAAGGACTAGCAAACCGTTACGGTAGTGTTATGCAAACTATTGCAGGAATTCATTTTAATTATTCATTTTCTAATAAATTTTGGAAACAATATAAAAGATTATTTGCTCCTACAGAAGTGTTAAGGTCATTTATTGATAATGGCTATATGGGTCTAATCCGTAATATAGTGCGTTATGGTTGGATAATTCCTTATTTATTTGGAGCATCACCTGCTGTATGTAAGTCATTCTTAAAAGGGTACCATGCCCATTCGTTGGTTGAATTTAATGATTCAACTTTGTACGAGCCTTATGCTACCTCTTTGCGTATGGGAGATATTGGTTATCAAAATTTAGCTGAGGATGAAGCAGGTGTTAAAGCTAATTACAACAGTTTGAGTCATTATATAAACAGCCTTAAAGTAGGGATGCAAACTTCTTGTTTTGAGTATGAAATGATTGGTGTAAAACGTCACGGGAAATATCAGCAGCTTAATACTAATATTTTACAGATTGAAAATGAGTATTATGCTTCTGTACGTCCGAAACCGTTTCTTGAGTCAAATAAAAATTCTTTAAATACGCTAAGTAGTAGCGGTATTGGCTATGTTGAGCTAAGGTCGATAGATATTAATCCACTTTTATCATTGGGTATCGATAAGCCACAAATTCATTTTTTAGAAGCGTTTATGTTGTTTTGTTTACTTGAGCCATCTTGTGCTATTTCTACCTCAGAACAGTTTGGAATTGACACTAATGATCAGCTAGTTGCCCATGAAGGTCGTAAGCCTAAATTAATGCTAATGTACAAAGGTAAACAGATTTCACGCCAGAAGTGGGGGACTGATATTATCACTAAGATGGAATATTGTACAGCGTTATTAAGTGAAAGCCATCAAGTGTCTATTCGAGATATAGCATGTCGTATTAACAATCCAGATTTAACACCTTCTGCGATAGCTCTTAGTCAGATGAAAAGCCGTAATCAGGGTTTTTTTGATTACACTAATTCATTATCTAAGAAATATAGGAGTGAGTTCTTATTTAATACAATAAATAAGAAACATTTCGATTATTTAGATCATCAAGCAAAGGTTTCATGTCAAAAACAACTCCAAATTGAAGCTTCTGATTTGGTAGATTTTGATACATTTCTAACTGAGTATTTTATAAAATATCTTAAAAATTAA